TACGTCCTGGACGCCCAGCAGGTCGAGGACAAGTCGCTCAAGCCGATCCAGTTCCTCACCCCCGGCCTGCTCGGCTGGGCCGTCGCCACCGGCGCGGTGTTCGGCGCCGCCCTGACGCTGGTCAACTGGCGCAAGACCAAGGTGCTGCGCCGGCTGCGGCTGGCCCCGATCAACGCGGGTACGGTCGTCAGCTCCCGGGTCCTGGTCTCGCTGGTGACCGCGCTCCTGCAGACCACCGTCTTCCTGGTCGTCGCCACGAGCTTCTTCGGGCTCAAGCTGACCGGCAACTGGTGGCTGATCATCCCGCTGGTGTGCTGCGCGACGCTCGCCTTCATGTCGATCGGCCTGCTGGCCGGCTCGGTCGCCAAGACCGAGGAGGCGGCCAACGGCATCTCGCAGATCATCGTGCTGCCGATGTCCTTCCTGTCCGGCTCGTTCTTCCCGCTGGACGGCGCCCCGGGCTGGCTGAAGACCATCTCCGAGGTCATGCCGCTGCACTACCTGGTCAACTCCGCACAGTCGGTGCTGACCCGCGGCGGCGGCGTCATGGACGCCCTGCCGACCATGGGCGGCCTGCTGCTCTTCGCGGCCGTGCTGACCGGCATCTCCTGGAAGCTGTTCAAGTGGGAGGACTGATCACGTGGGAGCACTGACCTCCCGCTGACCGTCCCCGGTGGGGTCGTACGCCTTTTGTCCTGGTGTACGGCCCCACCGGCGTCTGCGACCATGGTCGGGTGAACGAGATCCGACGGGGCACGTTGAGCGAGGAGACCTTCTTCGAGCAGGTCGGCGGTGAGCCGACCTTCCGGCGGCTGGCCCGGCTGTTCTACCAGGGCGTCGCCGAGGACGAGCTGCTGCGGCCGATGTACCCCGAGGACGACCTGGGCCCCGCCGAGGAGCGGATGGCGCTGTTCCTGATGCAGTACTGGGGCGGCCCGCGCACCTACAGCGACCGGCGCGGCCACCCGCGGCTGCGGATGCGGCACGCGCCGTTCAAGGTCGACAAGGCCGCGCACGACGCCTGGCTCACCCACATGCGGGCGGCGGTGGCGGGCCTGGAACTGCCCGCCGAGCACGAACAGCAGCTGATCGACTACCTGACCTACGCCGCCGCCTCGATGATCAACACCCCGGGCTGAGCCCGGCTACCGGATCCGGCCGCTACCGGATCGGGCTGAGCCCCAGCCCCGCGCCCGGCGCGGCCGCCGTGCGCACCACCACCGAACCCGCCGGGGCGCTCAGCCGCAGCCAGCCGCCCGCCCGGTGCACGGTGAGCGGGGCGCCGGGCTTCAGGAAACCGATCACGTACGCGGCGTGCACCGCCCGCAGCGGCAGCTCCGGCAGCGCGGACACCGGGCGCGACCAGATCTCGTCGGCCAGCGCGTCCAGCACCGACCGGGTGCGGTGGTGCGCCGGGACGGCCTCGCTGCGCTCGCGGAACTCCCGCACCCCGGCCATGAGTTCGGGGTGCACCTCGGCCACCGGCGGCGCCCCGACCGGCCGCCAGCCGGTGCGCGGCGGCAGCAGCCCGGCCCAGGCGGGGCCGGTCACCGGCGCGGGCAGCGCGACGGTGCCCGCCTCCGCGTCCACACCGTCCAGCAGCTGGCCCGCCGAGGCGGTCAGGTCCACCGGCTCGTCGAGGCCGCCCAGCCGCGCGGTGCGGATCACCAGCACGCCCGAACCGCCCAGCGGCAGCCGGCCGAAGACCGCCAGCACGCCGTCCTCCGGCGCGGGGCCGACCGCCTGCAGGCGCACGGCCGCCGCCTTGTCGAAGCGCAACAGGCGCAGCAGGAAGGCGGAGAGGTCGGCGGCCTCCCCGGCGTCGGCCAGGGCGAGGCGGGCGGTGATGGTCACGCGGCTCAGCTCGAATCGATCGGTGGGGTGGGCTTTCAGACTGCCGCGACGGCGGGCTCCTCGTCCATGAAACGGGACAGGAACTCCCGCTCCACCGGCGAGATCCGGCGCGGCCGGCCCTCGGCCAGGTCGTAGGGGACGACCACGCTGGACGCCCGGACGTACACGGTCTCGGTGCCGTCCTCGGCGACGTCCTTGATCTCGTACGAGACGGTCAGCGAGGCTCCGCCGATCTTCGTCACCCAGGTCTCGATGGTGACCGGCGTCGGCCGGTGCACCAGCGGGCGCTTGTAGTCGATCTCGTGGCGCGCCACCACCGAGCCGCCCGCGAACTCCCCGGCGCCGGCCTCGGCGGCCTGGGTGAACATGAAGTCGATCCGGGCCTCCTCCAGGTAGCGCAGGAAGACCACGTTGTTGACGTGCCCGAAGGCGTCCATGTCGGACCAGCGCAGCGGGCAGGGGTAGATGTGGCGAGCCACGGGTGTTCTCCTCGGTGTCCGGTGGCCCGACGCCGGACGTCGGAGTTCGGACGTCGGACGTCGGTGACGGGCCGCGGCCCGGCAGGCCGCCCCGGAGGGCAGTCTGCCGGGCCGTTGTGACAGCTGGGTGTCAGCCTCGGGTCAGCTTCTTGTAGGTGGCCCGGTGCGGACGGGCGGCGTCGGCGCCCAGTCGCTCGATCTTGTTCTTCTCGTACGACTCGAAGTTGCCCTCGAACCAGAACCACTTGCTCTCGCCCTCGTAGGCGAGGATGTGGGTCGCCACTCGGTCGAGGAACCAGCGGTCGTG
The genomic region above belongs to Streptomyces sp. 1331.2 and contains:
- a CDS encoding ABC transporter permease, whose product is MTASTSTEPKVPAQRGGSAGAAGERERVSAFWSLSRAMLLGMKRDRTATFFILLFPLVFLVFFGAVTKGSGSPHAKVAQVGAVKLFDSMQGGERAGLDQVLTITRTDDESATLEKVRKGDFDAMIKQGPDGKVELRFTAADTVRAGAVQGIFNSVVQSANQEATGQKPAYVLDAQQVEDKSLKPIQFLTPGLLGWAVATGAVFGAALTLVNWRKTKVLRRLRLAPINAGTVVSSRVLVSLVTALLQTTVFLVVATSFFGLKLTGNWWLIIPLVCCATLAFMSIGLLAGSVAKTEEAANGISQIIVLPMSFLSGSFFPLDGAPGWLKTISEVMPLHYLVNSAQSVLTRGGGVMDALPTMGGLLLFAAVLTGISWKLFKWED
- a CDS encoding globin, which produces MNEIRRGTLSEETFFEQVGGEPTFRRLARLFYQGVAEDELLRPMYPEDDLGPAEERMALFLMQYWGGPRTYSDRRGHPRLRMRHAPFKVDKAAHDAWLTHMRAAVAGLELPAEHEQQLIDYLTYAAASMINTPG
- a CDS encoding acyl-CoA thioesterase, whose product is MARHIYPCPLRWSDMDAFGHVNNVVFLRYLEEARIDFMFTQAAEAGAGEFAGGSVVARHEIDYKRPLVHRPTPVTIETWVTKIGGASLTVSYEIKDVAEDGTETVYVRASSVVVPYDLAEGRPRRISPVEREFLSRFMDEEPAVAAV